In a single window of the Pelagibacterium sp. 26DY04 genome:
- a CDS encoding SLC13 family permease has protein sequence MIATLVEPYGALIVSVVIVALFVAFAREWRTPEVSAGIALSVLLLLRLVSVEDVLGVLSNSAPATIASMFVISAALVRTGALEAFALLFRSGARSHPLRTMAMFLVAIAAMSAFMNNTPLVMLMIPVAFTLSREMETSPSRLLIPVSFSAILGGTCSLIGTSTNILVDSVAQENGMAPFHIFEIAPLGAALAAAGIVTMLLLRNLLPERTTVSAVSHSESSKKFVLEAVIEDNSPHVGRKARDVAAFNRPDRQLIDVLRANFSLRRHMHDVVLQPGDVVVLRTSIAELLSMKEEGNLTVPETEHMQSLGTRSSAIVEVLVGPTAGILNKTLRHLRLRRRYGIYPLALHRRGANLAERFETSPIEVGDTLLIEGAPEDLRRLVEDYDLVNVAEPSERGFRRSKAPIAIGVLIAVVVGAALGLMPIAGLAIIGAATVLVTRCVEAEEAVQAVDWRTLGLIVAMLGIGVAMENVDLVGEIVRAIAPYLAIFSPLFALGVIYLLSSALTEVVTNNAVAVIVTPVAIGLASGLGVDPRPFVVAVMFAASASFLTPIGYQTNTLVYGAGGYKFFDFLRIGGVLNLVSFAIAMVLIPVFWPL, from the coding sequence TTGATCGCAACCCTGGTCGAGCCTTATGGCGCGCTGATCGTTAGCGTCGTCATCGTGGCCCTCTTTGTCGCGTTTGCCCGTGAGTGGCGGACGCCGGAAGTCAGCGCGGGCATCGCCCTATCCGTTCTTTTGCTGCTTCGGCTTGTTTCGGTTGAGGACGTGCTCGGCGTTCTCTCCAATTCCGCGCCGGCCACGATCGCCAGCATGTTCGTGATTTCGGCGGCACTGGTGCGTACCGGAGCTTTGGAGGCGTTCGCCCTGCTGTTCAGGAGCGGCGCGAGAAGCCATCCGCTCCGCACCATGGCAATGTTTCTGGTTGCCATCGCGGCCATGTCGGCCTTCATGAACAACACCCCATTGGTGATGCTCATGATCCCGGTGGCCTTTACCCTGTCGCGGGAAATGGAAACATCGCCCTCGCGCCTGCTGATCCCCGTGTCGTTCTCGGCCATACTCGGAGGCACCTGCTCGCTGATCGGAACCTCCACCAACATTCTGGTCGACAGCGTGGCCCAGGAAAACGGCATGGCGCCGTTCCACATCTTCGAAATCGCCCCGCTGGGCGCGGCGCTTGCCGCCGCCGGCATCGTGACCATGCTGCTCTTGCGCAATCTGTTGCCCGAACGGACTACCGTCTCGGCAGTCTCCCATTCGGAATCGAGCAAGAAATTCGTTCTTGAAGCCGTGATCGAGGACAACTCGCCCCATGTCGGCAGGAAGGCCCGCGATGTCGCTGCCTTCAACCGTCCCGACCGCCAGCTTATCGACGTTCTGCGCGCCAATTTCTCGCTGCGCCGCCACATGCATGATGTGGTGCTCCAACCCGGCGACGTCGTCGTGCTGCGCACCTCGATCGCCGAACTTCTCTCCATGAAGGAAGAAGGCAATCTGACGGTGCCCGAGACCGAGCACATGCAATCGCTGGGCACGCGCTCTTCTGCCATCGTTGAAGTGCTTGTGGGGCCGACCGCCGGTATTTTGAACAAGACGCTGCGCCATCTTCGGCTGCGCCGACGCTATGGCATCTATCCCCTGGCGCTTCACAGGCGCGGTGCCAATCTTGCCGAACGGTTCGAAACGTCGCCCATAGAAGTGGGCGACACACTTCTGATCGAAGGCGCGCCTGAAGACCTGCGGCGGCTGGTGGAAGACTATGATCTGGTCAATGTCGCCGAGCCCAGCGAGCGCGGGTTCCGCCGCTCCAAGGCTCCGATTGCCATCGGCGTGCTCATTGCGGTCGTCGTGGGCGCGGCGCTGGGGTTGATGCCGATCGCAGGGCTCGCCATCATCGGCGCGGCAACCGTGCTCGTCACCCGATGCGTGGAGGCCGAGGAAGCTGTGCAAGCCGTCGATTGGCGCACGCTGGGCCTGATCGTCGCCATGCTGGGGATCGGCGTGGCCATGGAGAATGTCGACCTGGTTGGAGAGATCGTTCGTGCCATCGCGCCCTATCTGGCGATCTTTTCTCCTCTCTTTGCTCTGGGCGTCATCTATCTGCTGTCCTCGGCGCTCACAGAAGTCGTGACCAACAACGCCGTCGCCGTCATCGTGACGCCGGTGGCCATTGGTCTCGCCAGTGGCCTGGGTGTCGATCCGCGCCCCTTCGTGGTTGCCGTGATGTTTGCGGCCAGCGCCAGTTTTCTCACCCCCATCGGCTATCAGACCAACACGCTGGTCTATGGCGCGGGCGGCTACAAATTCTTCGATTTCCTTCGCATCGGCGGCGTGCTGAACCTCGTGAGCTTTGCGATTGCCATGGTGCTCATCCCCGTCTTCTGGCCGCTCTAG
- a CDS encoding MgtC/SapB family protein, whose amino-acid sequence MEDFLALGGNPTHESFGVIAVRLLVAAILGALIGLEREIKNHPAGLRTHMLVSTAAAAFTVMTFEIYHEMVDLSADAIARLDPIRVIEAVTAGVAFLAAGAIIRSGRGDIKGLTTGAAMWMAGAIGVAAGAGFFSVAALATVLVLVITILLGQFEKRFLDDRRED is encoded by the coding sequence ATGGAAGACTTTCTAGCGCTTGGCGGCAATCCCACCCATGAGTCTTTCGGCGTCATTGCAGTCAGGCTATTGGTCGCCGCCATATTGGGGGCGCTGATTGGCCTGGAACGCGAAATCAAGAACCACCCCGCGGGCCTTCGAACCCACATGCTTGTTTCGACCGCGGCGGCTGCCTTTACGGTCATGACCTTCGAGATCTACCACGAAATGGTCGATCTGAGCGCCGATGCCATCGCCCGACTCGATCCCATCCGCGTCATCGAGGCGGTGACGGCCGGCGTTGCGTTTCTGGCCGCCGGCGCGATCATCCGATCGGGCAGGGGCGATATCAAGGGGCTCACCACCGGGGCCGCGATGTGGATGGCCGGTGCCATCGGGGTGGCGGCGGGTGCCGGCTTCTTCTCGGTCGCCGCGCTGGCCACCGTGCTCGTCCTGGTCATCACCATTTTGCTCGGCCAGTTCGAGAAGCGTTTCCTCGATGACCGCAGGGAAGATTGA
- a CDS encoding response regulator has translation MTDRLLEGKRILLVEDEFLIALDIADTLTNAGAEVIGPCTSLRQALDHAGMPGLDLAMLDIDLNGEEVFPAASLLRKRGVPFLFYTGQPEREVLRTEFAEIPVCVKPVTPQRLIDTLARMMALAA, from the coding sequence GTGACCGACCGCCTTCTCGAGGGCAAGAGGATACTCCTTGTCGAGGATGAATTCCTTATTGCCCTGGACATCGCCGACACGTTGACGAACGCCGGCGCCGAGGTGATCGGCCCGTGCACGTCGCTGCGGCAGGCGCTCGACCATGCGGGAATGCCCGGTCTCGACCTGGCGATGCTCGACATCGATCTCAATGGAGAGGAAGTATTTCCCGCCGCAAGCCTGCTGCGCAAGCGCGGCGTGCCGTTCCTCTTCTATACCGGCCAGCCCGAACGCGAAGTGCTGCGCACGGAATTTGCCGAAATACCGGTTTGCGTCAAACCGGTGACGCCGCAGCGGCTGATCGACACGCTCGCGCGGATGATGGCGCTCGCCGCCTGA
- a CDS encoding aminoglycoside phosphotransferase family protein: MLESKGIEQILILFRRAPTRFRQGVPIGTAPHDTVLNKAAIRWSLSKLTLVGESAEAWTYKVQRDDNSPAALRIYKGETGDPVRAGDLLEWYRGDGAIRHLGTSENAILTEWAEGKMLSEPALDGKDAQATSALANLIGMLHVNRPDLPENLVPLREYLSDFFAADVRVWPDTARDLYARSVGIAYATLDKPAAEIPLHGEVHHDRVVLAERGWIARTPLGLLGDPAYDLAASFLHPWGKVELAADPVRINAMADAFAAKLGYKRKRILAFAAIYAANSACKALAVGGSINWHLAVLPNLLAVYDLA; encoded by the coding sequence TTGCTAGAAAGCAAAGGTATCGAACAGATACTGATTCTCTTTCGGCGCGCGCCGACACGCTTTCGACAGGGGGTTCCGATCGGTACCGCACCGCACGACACCGTCCTCAACAAGGCCGCCATTCGCTGGAGCCTTTCCAAACTCACCCTTGTGGGGGAGTCCGCCGAAGCATGGACCTATAAGGTTCAGCGTGACGACAACTCTCCCGCCGCCCTGCGTATTTACAAGGGCGAAACCGGCGATCCCGTCCGGGCGGGCGATCTGCTCGAATGGTATCGCGGCGACGGTGCGATAAGGCATCTGGGCACGTCGGAGAACGCCATCCTCACCGAATGGGCCGAAGGCAAGATGCTCTCGGAACCCGCGCTCGATGGCAAGGATGCCCAGGCGACCAGCGCGCTGGCCAATCTGATCGGCATGCTGCACGTCAATCGGCCGGACTTGCCGGAGAACCTGGTGCCGCTGCGCGAATACCTCTCCGACTTCTTTGCCGCCGATGTGCGCGTCTGGCCAGATACGGCCCGCGATCTTTACGCCCGCTCGGTGGGTATCGCTTATGCAACCCTGGATAAGCCCGCCGCCGAAATCCCTCTGCACGGGGAAGTGCATCACGACCGCGTCGTCCTGGCCGAACGCGGCTGGATCGCGCGCACCCCACTCGGGCTGTTGGGCGACCCTGCCTATGATCTTGCGGCGAGCTTCCTGCATCCCTGGGGCAAGGTGGAATTGGCGGCCGATCCGGTCCGCATCAATGCCATGGCCGACGCCTTTGCCGCCAAGCTCGGCTACAAGCGCAAGCGCATTCTCGCTTTCGCCGCGATCTACGCCGCCAACTCGGCCTGCAAGGCGCTGGCGGTCGGCGGTTCGATCAATTGGCATCTGGCCGTGCTGCCTAACCTTCTGGCGGTTTACGACCTGGCCTAG
- the glpK gene encoding glycerol kinase GlpK, which yields MRSHILAIDQGTTSSRAMVFDKNMSVVGQGQKEFRQHFPKSGWVEHDPEDIWETVVWSMRRALRGAGLGADDIAAIGITNQRETTLVWDRQTGKPIHNAIVWQDRRTADICNQLKAQGAEDLVARKTGLLLDPYFAGTKVKWLLDTMEGARQRAEAGELAFGTVDTYLVWRLTGGKVHATDATNASRTLLFDIEKGAWDPELLDLLGVPEAILPEVIDCDGDFGETDAAVLGAAIPIRGVAGDQHAAVIGQACFSPGMIKSTYGTGCFAVLNTGETLVRSQNRLLSTIAYCIGGKTVYALEGSIFVAGAAVQWLRDGLKIIGKASDSGRLAIDADPNQNVYLVPAFVGLGAPYWDAEARGAMFGLTRNTGPEEFARAALEAVCYQTADLLEAMYKDWDGRGTQTVLRVDGGMVASDYTMQFLSDILDAPVDRPQMLETTVLGAAWLAGQAVGLWPGQEEFARRWALERQFVPEMDESIRAAKLAGWRDAVSRTLTR from the coding sequence ATGCGCAGCCACATTCTGGCGATCGACCAAGGCACGACATCAAGCCGGGCCATGGTGTTCGACAAGAACATGAGCGTGGTGGGTCAGGGTCAGAAGGAATTCAGGCAGCATTTCCCCAAAAGTGGTTGGGTGGAACACGACCCCGAAGACATCTGGGAAACGGTCGTGTGGTCGATGCGGCGGGCGCTCAGGGGTGCAGGACTTGGCGCCGATGACATCGCGGCGATCGGTATCACCAATCAGCGCGAGACCACCCTGGTCTGGGACCGGCAGACCGGCAAGCCGATCCACAACGCCATCGTCTGGCAGGATCGGCGCACGGCCGATATCTGCAACCAGCTCAAGGCCCAAGGCGCCGAGGATCTCGTCGCCCGCAAGACGGGGCTGCTGCTCGACCCCTATTTCGCGGGAACAAAGGTCAAATGGCTGCTCGACACCATGGAGGGCGCGCGCCAGCGGGCCGAGGCGGGAGAACTCGCCTTCGGAACGGTTGACACCTATCTCGTCTGGCGGCTGACTGGCGGCAAGGTGCACGCGACCGATGCCACCAATGCCAGCCGCACGCTGTTGTTCGATATCGAAAAGGGTGCGTGGGACCCCGAGTTGCTGGATCTGCTGGGCGTTCCCGAGGCGATCTTGCCTGAGGTGATCGATTGTGACGGCGATTTCGGTGAGACTGACGCAGCCGTTCTGGGCGCGGCCATCCCCATTCGCGGCGTGGCCGGCGACCAGCATGCGGCGGTGATCGGACAGGCCTGCTTTTCGCCGGGCATGATCAAATCGACCTATGGCACCGGCTGCTTTGCCGTGCTCAACACCGGGGAAACGCTGGTGCGCTCGCAGAACCGGCTGCTCTCGACCATCGCCTATTGCATCGGCGGCAAGACGGTCTACGCGCTGGAAGGCTCGATCTTTGTTGCCGGCGCCGCCGTGCAATGGCTGCGCGATGGACTCAAGATCATCGGCAAGGCCTCGGATTCCGGGCGGTTGGCCATCGATGCCGATCCCAACCAGAACGTCTATCTCGTACCCGCTTTCGTAGGCCTCGGGGCGCCCTATTGGGACGCGGAGGCGCGCGGGGCGATGTTCGGGCTGACGCGCAATACGGGGCCAGAAGAATTCGCCCGCGCTGCACTGGAAGCGGTTTGCTACCAGACGGCAGATCTGCTCGAAGCGATGTACAAGGATTGGGACGGACGCGGCACGCAAACGGTTTTGCGGGTCGATGGCGGCATGGTCGCCTCGGATTACACAATGCAGTTCCTCTCCGACATCCTCGATGCGCCGGTCGATCGGCCGCAGATGCTGGAAACAACCGTGCTCGGAGCGGCCTGGCTCGCCGGACAGGCCGTGGGCTTGTGGCCGGGGCAGGAAGAATTCGCGCGGCGCTGGGCGCTGGAGCGCCAATTTGTGCCCGAAATGGACGAATCGATCCGCGCCGCGAAGCTGGCCGGCTGGCGCGATGCGGTGAGCCGAACGCTTACAAGATAA
- a CDS encoding AEC family transporter, with translation MLSVLNVIAPVFILIGLGFFAVRLKLYPQSGVAGLIAYVNNFATPCLLFRAMIDVDFGAAFNLAIIGPYYAGAVSVLALGAIFAARLFKRRPGEAVAVGFSAMFTNTVLVGIPVMQRAYGDEAMPIVYSIIGLHAPILMTLGMFVMELVRRDGGKVTTALWQGLRKAFSNPILIGIALGLAANAAGLELGGLADEVTLLLAGTVMPVALFGLGGALNEYRLGETWTQALMTSGMQLIVHPAIAWLLMVPVLGVDPHIARYGVLLAAMPAGINVYIFATYYNRATDVAANTILLSTLLSLFTITGWLLLLGA, from the coding sequence ATGCTTTCCGTTCTCAACGTCATCGCCCCCGTCTTCATCCTGATCGGGCTTGGCTTTTTCGCCGTCCGGCTAAAGCTCTATCCACAGTCGGGCGTGGCTGGGCTGATCGCCTATGTGAACAATTTCGCCACGCCGTGCCTGTTGTTCCGCGCCATGATCGATGTGGACTTCGGAGCGGCGTTCAATCTGGCGATCATCGGTCCTTATTATGCCGGCGCCGTATCGGTGCTCGCGCTCGGGGCGATCTTTGCTGCTCGCCTCTTCAAGCGCCGGCCGGGCGAAGCGGTCGCGGTGGGCTTTTCGGCCATGTTCACCAATACTGTTCTGGTGGGCATCCCCGTCATGCAGCGCGCTTATGGCGACGAGGCCATGCCCATCGTCTATTCCATCATCGGCCTGCACGCGCCGATCCTGATGACGCTGGGCATGTTTGTCATGGAACTGGTCCGGCGCGATGGCGGCAAGGTGACCACCGCGCTTTGGCAGGGCTTGCGGAAGGCGTTCTCCAACCCGATCCTAATCGGCATCGCCTTGGGCCTTGCTGCCAATGCGGCGGGTCTGGAGCTTGGCGGGCTCGCCGATGAAGTGACGCTGCTTCTGGCCGGGACGGTGATGCCGGTGGCGCTGTTCGGCCTGGGCGGGGCGCTCAATGAATACCGGTTGGGCGAGACCTGGACGCAGGCCTTGATGACCAGCGGCATGCAGTTGATCGTCCATCCCGCGATTGCCTGGCTGCTTATGGTGCCGGTCCTTGGCGTCGATCCGCACATTGCGCGCTATGGCGTGTTGCTGGCCGCCATGCCTGCAGGCATCAACGTCTATATCTTTGCCACCTATTACAACCGCGCCACCGACGTCGCCGCCAACACGATCCTGCTTTCGACATTGCTTTCGCTCTTTACCATCACCGGTTGGCTTCTGCTTCTAGGGGCCTGA
- a CDS encoding YegP family protein has protein sequence MYKFEVYKDKAGEFRFRFRASNGEAMFSSEGYKAKASAISAIESIRKNVPEAGLEDQTTTA, from the coding sequence ATGTACAAATTCGAAGTCTATAAAGATAAGGCCGGTGAGTTCCGCTTCCGTTTCCGGGCGTCCAATGGCGAAGCGATGTTCTCGTCGGAAGGCTACAAGGCCAAGGCTTCAGCGATCAGCGCCATCGAATCGATTCGCAAGAACGTGCCTGAGGCTGGGCTCGAGGATCAGACCACCACGGCCTAA
- a CDS encoding cupin domain-containing protein, with product MPHHMLRAADRPKDAPKTIKFEGAPYGAAISFFAVVSDPGKRVGLHVHPYTETWIVQEGTVRFFAGEDVVEARPGDIMIVEPETPHGFENIGEDVLKMMCVHDSERIIQTFLDPDDA from the coding sequence ATGCCTCACCACATGCTGCGCGCCGCCGACCGCCCCAAGGATGCGCCCAAGACCATCAAGTTCGAAGGCGCGCCCTATGGCGCGGCGATTTCCTTCTTCGCGGTCGTTTCCGATCCGGGCAAGCGAGTGGGACTGCACGTCCATCCCTATACGGAAACATGGATCGTGCAGGAGGGAACCGTGCGGTTCTTTGCCGGCGAGGACGTGGTCGAGGCGAGGCCTGGCGATATCATGATCGTCGAACCCGAGACGCCGCACGGGTTCGAAAATATTGGAGAAGACGTGCTCAAGATGATGTGCGTGCACGACTCCGAACGCATCATCCAGACCTTCCTCGATCCGGACGACGCTTGA
- a CDS encoding alpha glucosidase produces MTEWWRGGVIYQVYPRSFQDSNGDGVGDLRGILGRLEHVASIGADAVWLSPIFPSPMDDMGYDVSNYTDIDPLFGSLEDFDALIEKAHALGLKVIIDQVLSHTSDKHPWFIESKSSRDNPRADWYVWADPNEDGTPPNNWPSVFGGPAWEWNGARRQYYLHNFLISQPDLNFHNPEVQDAMLAAMRFWLDRGVDGFRFDTVNYYFHDSRLRNNPPAPREKETPLEVDPYGMQLHKFSKNRPENIGFLKRVRALLNQYPGTTTVGEVGEAHRAIEIMAEYTAGDDLLHMCYSFEMLGPSFSAEHFRSRVKKFFKGAPDGWPCWSFSNHDVNRHMSRWESHAVNPDTMGRLAIALLSSLKGSICIYQGEELGLPEAELEYSELTDPPGLRFWPENKGRDGCRTPMPWTDAQYGGFSDVKPWLPVKGPHLKRNVEALEADPGSLLHYYRAIIRYRRDHQALVDGDISFYKISEPILAHARIGEDGVILCVFNLSATPHAVSIKGLPEGLEPAAISRGAVREENALALEGNGFAFIECGAGFDPDTLSLTLAKG; encoded by the coding sequence ATGACTGAATGGTGGCGCGGCGGAGTGATCTATCAGGTGTATCCGCGCTCCTTCCAGGACAGTAACGGCGACGGTGTCGGCGATCTGCGCGGCATTCTGGGACGGCTCGAACACGTCGCCAGTATCGGAGCGGACGCCGTCTGGCTCTCCCCCATCTTTCCCTCCCCCATGGACGATATGGGGTATGACGTATCCAACTATACCGATATCGATCCGCTTTTCGGCTCGCTCGAGGATTTCGATGCCCTGATCGAGAAGGCCCATGCCCTCGGTCTCAAGGTCATCATCGATCAGGTCCTCAGCCACACCTCCGACAAGCACCCCTGGTTCATCGAATCCAAGTCCTCCCGCGACAATCCCCGCGCCGATTGGTATGTCTGGGCCGATCCAAACGAGGACGGGACCCCGCCCAACAATTGGCCGTCGGTGTTCGGTGGCCCGGCCTGGGAATGGAATGGCGCCCGCCGGCAGTACTATCTGCACAATTTCCTCATTTCCCAGCCCGATCTCAACTTCCACAACCCCGAAGTCCAGGACGCCATGCTCGCGGCCATGCGCTTCTGGCTCGATCGCGGCGTGGACGGCTTCCGCTTCGATACGGTCAACTATTATTTCCACGACAGCAGGCTACGGAACAATCCGCCGGCGCCACGCGAAAAGGAAACCCCGCTCGAAGTCGACCCTTATGGCATGCAATTGCATAAATTCTCCAAGAACCGCCCGGAGAATATTGGCTTTCTCAAGCGCGTCCGCGCCCTGCTCAATCAATACCCCGGCACCACCACCGTAGGCGAAGTCGGCGAGGCGCACCGGGCCATCGAGATCATGGCCGAATACACCGCCGGTGACGATCTTTTGCACATGTGCTATTCCTTCGAGATGCTCGGGCCGTCGTTCTCCGCCGAGCATTTCCGCTCCCGGGTCAAGAAATTCTTCAAGGGTGCGCCCGATGGCTGGCCGTGCTGGAGCTTTTCCAACCACGACGTCAACCGCCACATGTCGCGCTGGGAATCTCACGCGGTCAATCCCGATACCATGGGGCGCCTGGCGATTGCGCTTTTGAGCTCGCTCAAAGGCTCGATCTGCATCTATCAGGGCGAGGAACTTGGCCTGCCCGAAGCCGAGCTCGAATATTCCGAACTGACCGACCCGCCGGGCCTGCGCTTCTGGCCCGAGAACAAGGGCCGCGACGGCTGCCGCACGCCCATGCCCTGGACAGACGCCCAGTACGGTGGATTTTCCGACGTCAAACCCTGGCTGCCGGTCAAGGGCCCGCATCTCAAGCGCAATGTCGAAGCGCTCGAAGCCGATCCCGGCTCGCTGCTGCATTACTACCGCGCCATCATCCGCTACCGTCGCGACCACCAGGCGCTGGTCGACGGCGACATCAGCTTTTACAAGATCAGCGAGCCGATCCTGGCCCACGCCCGGATCGGGGAAGACGGGGTGATCCTGTGCGTCTTCAACCTCTCGGCGACCCCGCATGCCGTCTCGATCAAGGGATTGCCCGAGGGGCTGGAGCCGGCAGCGATCTCGCGCGGCGCCGTTCGCGAGGAGAATGCGCTGGCCCTCGAGGGCAACGGGTTTGCCTTTATCGAATGCGGCGCCGGGTTCGATCCCGATACTCTCTCGCTCACCTTGGCCAAGGGGTGA
- a CDS encoding AbrB family transcriptional regulator encodes MKIALRTILTLIVSTLGAYAFGALGIPGGMLMGGALAVMIASLIGLPALVPTRLRDVLFICVGLSMGASVAPDTLTLIGQWPITLGALAAELVVIVVLCGVVLRRLFKFDPGTAYLSSFPGHLSFIVALASTGIGNSRQITIIQVQRVAVLTLFAPIGALFLPVGQYSGASSEPMVLTTLAMVAAGCALVGWAFTRFKVPAAYVLGSMLFATVMKLTGNFPGALPPLFIDLTFIGMGALIGSRFAGITRSEFMQAAWGGTVATTITVAVTTLFAIGVSFFVSMPIGQLWLGLSPGGLESMGSLGIALGYDTAFIAAHHVARLLMLTFAIPLVVMLIKANEAKAATAAGQ; translated from the coding sequence ATGAAGATAGCGCTCCGCACCATTCTCACGCTGATCGTGTCCACGCTGGGCGCCTATGCCTTCGGGGCGTTGGGTATTCCGGGAGGAATGCTGATGGGCGGAGCGCTGGCGGTGATGATCGCTTCGCTTATCGGACTGCCCGCCCTCGTGCCCACGCGGCTGCGGGATGTGCTGTTCATCTGCGTCGGCCTTTCCATGGGTGCGAGCGTTGCGCCCGATACGCTGACCCTCATCGGTCAGTGGCCGATCACCCTTGGGGCGCTGGCGGCGGAATTGGTGGTTATCGTGGTTCTGTGCGGCGTAGTGCTGCGCCGGCTGTTCAAGTTCGATCCGGGAACCGCCTATCTGAGCTCGTTTCCAGGGCACCTTTCCTTCATCGTGGCCTTGGCGAGCACCGGGATCGGCAATTCGCGGCAGATCACCATCATTCAGGTGCAGCGCGTGGCGGTGCTGACGCTGTTTGCCCCGATAGGCGCGCTGTTCCTGCCGGTGGGTCAATATTCGGGCGCTTCGAGCGAACCCATGGTGCTCACCACGCTCGCCATGGTGGCGGCGGGGTGCGCGCTGGTTGGCTGGGCCTTCACCCGGTTCAAGGTGCCGGCCGCCTATGTGTTGGGGTCCATGCTGTTTGCGACGGTGATGAAGCTTACCGGCAATTTTCCCGGCGCGCTGCCACCCCTGTTCATCGACCTGACCTTTATCGGCATGGGTGCGCTGATCGGCTCGCGTTTTGCCGGCATCACGCGGTCCGAATTCATGCAGGCGGCCTGGGGCGGGACGGTGGCGACGACGATCACGGTGGCCGTGACCACCCTCTTTGCCATCGGCGTGAGCTTTTTCGTTTCCATGCCGATCGGCCAGCTTTGGCTGGGTCTTTCTCCTGGCGGGCTGGAATCGATGGGCTCGCTGGGGATCGCCCTGGGCTACGACACCGCCTTTATCGCCGCCCATCACGTGGCGCGGCTGTTGATGCTCACCTTCGCCATTCCGCTGGTAGTGATGCTCATCAAGGCCAACGAAGCCAAAGCGGCGACAGCCGCCGGGCAATAG
- a CDS encoding M20 aminoacylase family protein, which produces MPVLNRVAEFHAEITAWRRQLHANPEILYDVHDTAAFVESKLREFGVDEVVTGLGRTGVVGIIKGKGSSDKVIGLRADMDALPITEQTGKPYASANTGKMHACGHDGHTAMLLGAARHLAETRNFDGTVVVIFQPAEEGGGGGRAMVQDGLMERFGITEVFGMHNMPGIPLGEFAIREGGIMAGTDQFAIDIEGHGGHAAMPHLATDPVIVAAHLITGLQTLVSRNVDPIRSAVLSVTTVNAGTAYNVIPRTARLTGTVRTLDEDVRQQMEEGIKRLAPQLAQAFGAKATVNWLPGYPVTVNAPRQTDFAAEIAREVAGEERVVANVDPTMGGEDFAYMLNARPGAYIFIGNGDSSDLHTDTYDFNDEAIPLGVSYWVRLAERALPAQ; this is translated from the coding sequence ATGCCCGTTCTCAACCGCGTTGCCGAATTCCACGCCGAAATCACCGCGTGGCGCCGGCAGCTCCATGCCAATCCCGAAATCCTCTACGACGTTCACGACACCGCAGCCTTCGTCGAAAGCAAGCTCCGGGAGTTCGGCGTCGACGAGGTGGTGACCGGGCTGGGGCGCACGGGCGTTGTGGGAATCATCAAGGGCAAGGGCAGTTCGGACAAGGTGATCGGACTGCGCGCGGACATGGACGCGCTGCCCATCACCGAGCAGACGGGCAAGCCCTATGCATCGGCCAATACCGGCAAGATGCATGCCTGTGGGCATGACGGACACACGGCAATGCTGTTGGGCGCGGCACGTCATCTGGCCGAAACGCGCAATTTCGACGGCACGGTGGTCGTCATCTTCCAGCCGGCCGAAGAAGGTGGCGGGGGCGGTCGCGCCATGGTCCAGGATGGGCTGATGGAACGTTTCGGAATTACCGAAGTGTTCGGCATGCACAACATGCCGGGCATCCCCTTGGGCGAATTCGCCATCCGCGAAGGCGGCATCATGGCGGGGACCGACCAGTTCGCCATCGACATCGAAGGCCATGGCGGGCACGCGGCCATGCCGCATCTGGCCACCGATCCTGTGATCGTTGCCGCCCACCTCATTACCGGGCTGCAGACGCTGGTGTCGCGCAATGTCGATCCGATCCGCTCGGCCGTGCTCTCGGTAACCACCGTCAACGCGGGAACGGCCTATAACGTCATTCCGCGCACCGCACGCCTCACCGGCACCGTGCGCACCCTGGACGAGGATGTGCGCCAACAGATGGAAGAGGGCATCAAGCGGCTCGCGCCCCAGCTTGCCCAAGCCTTCGGCGCCAAGGCGACAGTCAACTGGCTGCCGGGATATCCGGTGACCGTGAACGCGCCACGGCAGACCGACTTTGCCGCCGAAATCGCCCGCGAGGTGGCGGGCGAGGAGCGGGTCGTCGCCAATGTCGATCCCACCATGGGCGGCGAGGACTTTGCCTATATGCTCAATGCCCGGCCGGGGGCCTATATCTTCATCGGCAATGGCGACAGCTCGGACCTGCATACCGACACCTATGATTTCAACGACGAGGCCATCCCATTGGGGGTGAGCTATTGGGTGCGGCTGGCCGAGAGGGCGCTGCCGGCGCAATAG